Proteins from a genomic interval of Clostridium scatologenes:
- the pepT gene encoding peptidase T: protein MSKVVERFIKYVKYDTRSDENSITHPTTLGQLQLGKELVRELEEIGMEDICLDENGYIMATLPANIDKDVPVVGFIAHMDTSPQVSGTNVKPKFVENYNGEYIILNEEKNIILSPKDFPELKNYIGKTLITSDGTTLLGADDKAGIAEIITAMDFLIKNPKIKHGTIRIAFTTDEEIGKIGEYFDIEKFKADLAYTVDDEAIGQLKYENFNAANAKITINGRSVHTAEAKGRMVNSLRIASELMNMFPENETPENTEGFEGFYHVEAINGNVEETKIHCLIRDFEDRKFEERKEFIEKIVQDLNKKYGEGTVGLEIIEQYRNMKEKIEAVKYIVDIAIEAMKEVNIFPDVTPLRGGTDGARLSYMGLPTPNISAGGHNFHSKYEYISTYAMEKAVEVILKIIELFAEM, encoded by the coding sequence ATGTCTAAAGTTGTAGAAAGATTTATTAAATATGTAAAGTATGATACTAGATCTGATGAAAATTCCATAACACATCCCACTACATTAGGACAATTGCAATTAGGTAAAGAATTAGTGAGAGAACTAGAAGAGATTGGAATGGAAGATATTTGTTTGGATGAAAATGGATATATAATGGCAACTTTGCCAGCAAATATTGATAAAGATGTTCCAGTAGTAGGATTTATTGCACACATGGATACTAGTCCTCAAGTTTCGGGGACTAACGTGAAGCCTAAATTTGTAGAGAATTATAATGGAGAATACATAATATTAAATGAAGAAAAGAATATAATTCTTTCACCTAAAGATTTTCCTGAGCTTAAGAATTATATAGGTAAAACTCTAATTACATCAGATGGAACTACTTTACTTGGAGCAGATGATAAAGCAGGAATAGCAGAGATTATTACTGCTATGGATTTTTTAATAAAAAATCCTAAGATTAAGCATGGTACTATAAGAATTGCATTTACTACAGATGAGGAAATTGGTAAAATAGGAGAATATTTTGATATTGAAAAGTTTAAGGCTGACTTGGCATATACAGTAGATGATGAGGCTATAGGACAATTGAAATATGAAAATTTCAATGCAGCAAATGCTAAGATAACTATAAATGGAAGAAGCGTTCATACAGCAGAAGCTAAAGGAAGGATGGTAAATTCTTTGAGAATTGCATCAGAGCTTATGAATATGTTTCCAGAAAATGAAACTCCAGAAAATACAGAAGGATTTGAAGGCTTTTATCATGTGGAAGCCATTAATGGCAATGTTGAAGAAACAAAAATTCATTGCCTAATAAGAGATTTTGAAGATAGAAAGTTTGAAGAAAGAAAAGAGTTTATTGAGAAAATTGTGCAAGATTTAAATAAGAAGTATGGAGAAGGCACAGTTGGTCTTGAAATAATTGAGCAATACAGAAATATGAAGGAAAAGATAGAGGCTGTAAAATATATTGTAGATATAGCTATTGAAGCTATGAAGGAAGTAAATATATTTCCAGATGTTACACCATTAAGAGGAGGAACAGATGGAGCAAGATTATCTTATATGGGGCTTCCTACTCCAAATATATCAGCAGGAGGTCATAATTTTCATAGTAAGTACGAATACATTTCAACTTATGCCATGGAAAAGGCTGTAGAGGTAATATTGAAAATAATAGAGTTATTTGCAGAAATGTAA
- the aat gene encoding leucyl/phenylalanyl-tRNA--protein transferase, with amino-acid sequence MPVFKLSEDLIFPDPSLAEKDGLLAAYGDLSPERLILAYSNGIFPWFSEDEPILWWSPDPRFVLYPKNIRISHSMKKVLKRNIYKISFDACFRDVISNCAGIRKESGTWITNDMIEAYCKLHYMGYAHSVEAWYGNKLVGGLYGIIIGKCFFGESMFSIMDNASKTAMITLCKKLQDENFVIVDCQVYSKHLESLGAVNISREKFLEIVKKESKKVFESSDF; translated from the coding sequence ATGCCAGTTTTTAAATTATCGGAGGATTTAATATTTCCAGATCCATCTCTTGCAGAAAAGGATGGACTTTTAGCTGCATATGGTGATTTGTCTCCTGAAAGATTGATACTTGCGTATAGTAATGGAATATTTCCATGGTTTTCAGAAGATGAACCTATACTTTGGTGGTCACCAGATCCTAGATTTGTTCTTTACCCTAAGAATATTAGAATTTCTCATTCAATGAAGAAGGTATTAAAAAGAAACATATATAAAATTTCATTTGATGCTTGTTTTAGAGATGTAATATCTAATTGTGCAGGAATTAGGAAAGAAAGTGGAACTTGGATTACAAATGATATGATAGAAGCTTATTGTAAACTTCATTATATGGGATATGCACATTCAGTAGAGGCTTGGTATGGAAATAAATTGGTTGGTGGATTATATGGAATAATTATTGGAAAATGCTTTTTTGGTGAATCAATGTTTTCTATCATGGATAACGCATCTAAAACTGCTATGATTACTCTTTGTAAAAAACTACAGGATGAAAACTTTGTTATAGTTGATTGCCAAGTATATAGTAAGCATCTTGAGAGTTTAGGAGCTGTTAACATTTCAAGGGAGAAATTTTTAGAAATTGTAAAAAAAGAATCAAAAAAAGTTTTTGAATCAAGTGATTTTTAA